The following proteins are encoded in a genomic region of Saccharopolyspora antimicrobica:
- a CDS encoding PAS domain-containing protein, giving the protein MDPESCGPPHGLPSAGTWRQEAITWRNRMILLLDHLPTPIALCDADGGILLANPAMAAEWGLLPGQMRGRNALDFLPAPREGPAPPDRRSRPAAPQVPLPGRGQLDPAERRRALRRGRRHPGQRHRGRSPGPDAGAPRPRRKSRNTTGRAGATGQRDRSANLALAAGGDTTARIAKAVDLTVDGVNYHLAQLSRRWNVRGRTALVARAYALGVLNPEAWPPAPTEPA; this is encoded by the coding sequence ATGGATCCCGAGTCGTGCGGGCCACCGCACGGTCTTCCGTCCGCGGGGACCTGGCGCCAGGAAGCGATCACCTGGCGCAACCGCATGATCCTCCTGCTCGACCACCTGCCGACGCCGATCGCGCTCTGCGACGCCGACGGCGGCATCCTGCTGGCGAACCCGGCGATGGCCGCCGAGTGGGGCCTGTTGCCGGGGCAGATGCGCGGGCGCAACGCGCTCGACTTTCTTCCGGCCCCGCGCGAAGGCCCGGCTCCACCCGATCGCCGAAGCCGTCCGGCTGCACCGCAGGTCCCGCTACCCGGTCGAGGTCAGCTGGACCCCGCCGAGCGGCGTCGAGCGCTACGGCGAGGTCGACGTCACCCCGGTCAGCGACACCGCGGACGCTCCCCCGGCCCTGATGCTGGTGCTCCGCGTCCTCGGCGAAAGAGTCGAAACACCACCGGAAGAGCCGGCGCCACCGGCCAGCGAGATCGAAGCGCGAATCTCGCCCTGGCAGCGGGCGGCGACACGACCGCCCGGATCGCCAAGGCGGTCGACCTGACCGTGGACGGCGTCAACTACCACCTGGCGCAGCTCTCCCGCCGCTGGAACGTGCGAGGCAGAACGGCGCTGGTGGCACGTGCCTACGCGCTGGGAGTCCTCAACCCCGAAGCCTGGCCCCCGGCCCCGACCGAACCCGCCTGA
- a CDS encoding DUF397 domain-containing protein: MTRRRTVQVSPSSLQWRKSSRSGNNGACVEVAIAADLVATRDSKDPDGPVLVFSRASWTSFLAGLSE; encoded by the coding sequence GTGACGCGGAGGCGGACAGTGCAGGTCAGCCCGTCCAGCTTGCAGTGGCGAAAGTCCAGTCGTAGCGGCAACAACGGCGCTTGTGTAGAGGTTGCCATCGCCGCTGACTTGGTCGCGACGCGGGACTCGAAGGATCCTGATGGGCCGGTGCTGGTGTTCTCGCGCGCGAGCTGGACGTCGTTCCTCGCTGGGCTGAGCGAGTGA
- a CDS encoding helix-turn-helix domain-containing protein → MADGNELRRYRIQAGRTVSDAGGVLACSHAKITHLETGRYQQQPSEIASLLEFYDVPRHDIDRLVSLTASSDARTWWAPWANVVPDWFKTFVGLEGLAKSEFNYETALLPGLLQTEEYARAATMATGFVRPDHSERFVSFRLARADRLAAAQPLGFHAVIEESALLRHIGDDEIRRDQYRHLLEVAERSNVTIQVIRPQDGPHAAVSGPFFLFEFDAAKPIGYTELLDGAVYLQDPDQVSTYMMTAKNLQETAMQPDDSLALIRKLVET, encoded by the coding sequence ATGGCTGATGGCAACGAACTTCGGCGCTACCGAATCCAAGCGGGGCGCACTGTGTCGGATGCGGGCGGTGTTCTCGCGTGCAGCCACGCCAAGATCACGCATTTGGAAACGGGGCGCTACCAGCAACAGCCATCGGAGATCGCGTCGCTGCTCGAGTTCTACGATGTTCCCCGGCATGACATCGACCGGCTGGTCAGCTTGACCGCCAGCTCTGATGCTCGTACCTGGTGGGCGCCTTGGGCGAACGTGGTTCCGGACTGGTTCAAGACCTTTGTGGGACTTGAAGGGTTGGCGAAGTCAGAGTTCAACTACGAGACCGCACTGCTGCCTGGGCTGCTGCAGACGGAGGAGTACGCTCGCGCGGCGACCATGGCAACGGGTTTCGTGCGTCCAGATCACAGTGAGCGCTTCGTGTCCTTCCGGTTGGCTCGGGCTGATCGTCTGGCTGCCGCTCAGCCGCTCGGCTTCCACGCCGTGATCGAGGAATCGGCCTTGCTTCGCCATATTGGTGATGACGAGATCAGACGTGATCAGTACCGTCACCTCCTTGAAGTGGCGGAACGATCGAACGTGACGATTCAGGTGATCCGTCCGCAAGACGGACCGCATGCTGCGGTGAGTGGGCCGTTCTTCCTGTTCGAGTTCGATGCTGCCAAGCCCATCGGCTACACGGAGTTGCTGGACGGCGCCGTATATCTCCAGGATCCCGATCAGGTGAGCACCTATATGATGACTGCGAAGAACCTTCAGGAAACTGCCATGCAGCCTGATGACTCGCTCGCGCTGATCAGGAAGCTGGTAGAGACGTGA
- a CDS encoding type I restriction-modification system subunit M N-terminal domain-containing protein: MVTGELKNKIDRLWDAFWSGGISNPLEVIEQITYLMFIRRLDQLQQVRERKANRTAKPVENPIYTGDTQHLRWSVFPEQGPRRTMLTHTPGRCLPMGFATSAATTRHTRTT; this comes from the coding sequence GTGGTGACAGGTGAGCTGAAGAACAAGATCGACCGGTTGTGGGATGCCTTCTGGTCTGGGGGGATCTCGAATCCACTGGAGGTGATCGAGCAGATCACTTACCTCATGTTCATCCGGCGCCTTGACCAGCTTCAGCAGGTCAGGGAACGCAAGGCGAACCGTACCGCGAAACCGGTGGAGAATCCGATCTACACCGGGGACACACAGCACCTCCGTTGGTCGGTCTTTCCAGAACAAGGCCCCCGGAGGACCATGCTGACCCACACTCCGGGACGGTGTCTTCCCATGGGCTTCGCAACCTCGGCGGCGACGACTCGACATACGCGCACCACATGA
- a CDS encoding N-6 DNA methylase, with product MVEMMAPQPGDEICDPACVRLASWWPPPEYVERTHRDALIAPEQRKHFNESMFHGFDFDSTMLRIGSMNMLLHSVENPDIRYRDSLARTLPTTPAGTQ from the coding sequence ATGGTCGAGATGATGGCGCCTCAGCCAGGCGACGAGATCTGCGATCCGGCATGCGTTCGGCTGGCTTCCTGGTGGCCGCCGCCGGAGTACGTCGAGCGCACACACCGCGACGCGCTAATTGCTCCGGAGCAGCGAAAGCACTTCAACGAGAGCATGTTCCACGGCTTCGACTTCGACAGCACGATGCTGCGGATCGGCAGTATGAACATGCTGTTGCACTCGGTCGAGAACCCGGACATCCGGTACCGCGACTCACTTGCGAGAACGTTGCCGACGACGCCAGCCGGTACTCAATGA
- a CDS encoding restriction endonuclease subunit S: MRHWPTYPLADLCDISIGRTPSRSRREYWGSGYPWLSIADMNQGKLLNTTKEQITNGSAIDL, translated from the coding sequence ATGAGACATTGGCCTACGTATCCACTCGCCGATCTTTGCGATATCTCCATTGGGCGAACACCCTCACGGAGCCGACGTGAATACTGGGGATCCGGCTATCCATGGCTTTCCATTGCCGACATGAACCAAGGAAAGTTGCTTAACACAACAAAAGAGCAAATTACAAACGGCTCGGCAATCGACTTGTAG
- a CDS encoding type I restriction-modification system subunit M → MVTGELKNKIDRLWDAFWSGGISNPLEVIEQITYLMFIRRLDQLQQVRERKANRTAKPVENPIYTGDTQHLRWSVFQNKAPEDMLTTLRDGVFPWLRNLGGDDSTYAHHMKDARFTITTPNLLTKAVSMISDIDMGDKDTKGDLYEYMLSKIATAGQNGQFRTPRHIIQLMVEMMAPQPGDEICDPACGSAGFLVAAAEYVERTHRDALIAPEQRKHFNESMFHGFDFDSTMLRIGSMNMLLHSVENPDIRYRDSLGENVADDASRYSMILANPPFAGSLDYDATANDLQKVVKTKKTELLFLVLFLRLLKNGGRAAVIVPDGVLFGSSKAHKTVRKLLVEDHKLDAVVKLPSGVFKPYAGVSTAILFFTKTNSGGTDKVWFYDVTADGFSLDDKRIPLLDYEKLGPSVDSTLTDDEHAKNNLPDVLARWHRRTGSERERAHSEQSFCVSKEEIAARGYDLSINRYKEIVHDEAEHRAPEEILDELARIESEIQQGMSELKGMLG, encoded by the coding sequence GTGGTGACAGGTGAGCTGAAGAACAAGATCGACCGGTTGTGGGATGCCTTCTGGTCTGGGGGGATCTCGAATCCACTGGAGGTGATCGAGCAGATCACTTACCTCATGTTCATCCGGCGCCTTGACCAGCTTCAGCAGGTCAGGGAACGCAAGGCGAACCGTACCGCGAAACCGGTGGAGAATCCGATCTACACCGGGGACACACAGCACCTCCGTTGGTCGGTCTTCCAGAACAAGGCCCCGGAGGACATGCTGACCACACTCCGGGACGGTGTCTTCCCATGGCTTCGCAACCTCGGCGGCGACGACTCGACATACGCGCACCACATGAAGGACGCGCGGTTCACAATCACCACTCCGAACCTGCTGACGAAGGCCGTGTCGATGATCAGCGACATCGACATGGGCGACAAAGACACCAAGGGTGATCTGTACGAGTACATGCTCAGCAAGATCGCGACGGCTGGGCAGAACGGCCAGTTCCGCACGCCCCGCCACATTATCCAGCTGATGGTCGAGATGATGGCGCCTCAGCCAGGCGACGAGATCTGCGATCCGGCATGCGGTTCGGCTGGCTTCCTGGTGGCCGCCGCCGAGTACGTCGAGCGCACACACCGCGACGCGCTAATTGCTCCGGAGCAGCGAAAGCACTTCAACGAGAGCATGTTCCACGGCTTCGACTTCGACAGCACGATGCTGCGGATCGGCAGTATGAACATGCTGTTGCACTCGGTCGAGAACCCGGACATCCGGTACCGCGACTCACTTGGCGAGAACGTTGCCGACGACGCCAGCCGGTACTCAATGATCCTCGCGAACCCGCCGTTCGCAGGGAGTCTCGACTACGACGCAACTGCGAATGACCTACAGAAGGTCGTCAAGACGAAGAAGACCGAGCTGCTATTTCTCGTCCTCTTCCTGCGGCTACTCAAAAACGGTGGCCGAGCCGCGGTGATTGTGCCAGATGGGGTACTGTTCGGATCCAGCAAGGCACACAAGACCGTGCGGAAGCTACTGGTGGAGGACCACAAACTCGACGCAGTGGTCAAACTGCCCAGCGGCGTATTCAAGCCCTACGCCGGCGTGTCGACCGCGATCCTGTTCTTCACCAAGACCAATAGTGGCGGCACTGACAAGGTCTGGTTCTACGATGTCACCGCCGACGGATTTAGCCTCGACGACAAGCGCATACCACTGCTTGATTACGAGAAGCTCGGTCCGTCCGTCGATAGCACGTTGACCGACGACGAACACGCCAAGAACAACCTCCCCGACGTACTAGCCAGATGGCATCGCCGTACCGGAAGCGAACGGGAACGCGCACACTCCGAGCAAAGCTTCTGCGTCTCGAAAGAAGAGATCGCCGCGCGGGGCTATGACCTCAGCATCAACCGATACAAAGAGATCGTCCACGACGAAGCCGAACACCGGGCACCGGAAGAGATCCTGGACGAACTGGCCCGGATCGAAAGCGAGATCCAGCAGGGGATGAGCGAGCTTAAAGGGATGCTTGGATGA
- a CDS encoding helix-turn-helix domain-containing protein, whose product MVERGDPSALRWLIGNELRRYRIQAGRTVSDAGGVLACSHAKITHLETGRYQQQPSEIASLLEFYDVPRHDIDRLVSLTASSDARTWWAPWANVVPDWFKTFVGLEGLAKSEFNYETALLPGLLQTEEYARAATMATGFVRPDHSERFVSFRLARADRLAAAQPLGFHAVIEESALLRHIGDDEIRRDQYRHLLEVAERSNVTIQVIRPQDGPHAAVSGPFFLFEFDAAKPIGYTELLDGAVYLQDPDQVSTYMMTAKNLQETAMQPDDSLALIRKLVET is encoded by the coding sequence GTGGTTGAGCGTGGCGATCCCTCGGCGCTGCGATGGCTGATTGGCAACGAACTTCGGCGCTACCGAATCCAAGCGGGGCGCACTGTGTCGGATGCGGGCGGTGTTCTCGCGTGCAGCCACGCCAAGATCACGCATTTGGAAACGGGGCGCTACCAGCAACAGCCATCGGAGATCGCGTCGCTGCTCGAGTTCTACGATGTTCCCCGGCATGACATCGACCGGCTGGTCAGCTTGACCGCCAGCTCTGATGCTCGTACCTGGTGGGCGCCTTGGGCGAACGTGGTTCCGGACTGGTTCAAGACCTTTGTGGGACTTGAAGGGTTGGCGAAGTCAGAGTTCAACTACGAGACCGCACTGCTGCCTGGGCTGCTGCAGACGGAGGAGTACGCTCGCGCGGCGACCATGGCAACGGGTTTCGTGCGTCCAGATCACAGTGAGCGCTTCGTGTCCTTCCGGTTGGCTCGGGCTGATCGTCTGGCTGCCGCTCAGCCGCTCGGCTTCCACGCCGTGATCGAGGAATCGGCCTTGCTTCGCCATATTGGTGATGACGAGATCAGACGTGATCAGTACCGTCACCTCCTTGAAGTGGCGGAACGATCGAACGTGACGATTCAGGTGATCCGTCCGCAAGACGGACCGCATGCTGCGGTGAGTGGGCCGTTCTTCCTGTTCGAGTTCGATGCTGCCAAGCCCATCGGCTACACGGAGTTGCTGGACGGCGCCGTATATCTCCAGGATCCCGATCAGGTGAGCACCTATATGATGACTGCGAAGAACCTTCAGGAAACTGCCATGCAGCCTGATGACTCGCTCGCGCTGATCAGGAAGCTGGTAGAGACGTGA
- a CDS encoding DUF397 domain-containing protein produces the protein MQVSPSSLQWRKSSRSGNNGACVEVAIAADLVATRDSKDPDGPVLVFSRASWTSFLAGLSE, from the coding sequence GTGCAGGTCAGCCCGTCCAGCTTGCAGTGGCGAAAGTCCAGTCGTAGCGGCAACAACGGCGCTTGTGTAGAGGTTGCCATCGCCGCTGACTTGGTCGCGACGCGGGACTCGAAGGATCCTGATGGGCCGGTGCTGGTGTTCTCGCGCGCGAGCTGGACGTCGTTCCTCGCTGGGCTGAGCGAGTGA
- a CDS encoding PAS domain-containing protein yields the protein MRATARSSVRGTWRQEAITWRNRMILLLDHLPTPIALCDADGGILLANPAMAAEWGLLPGQMRGRNALDFFRPRAKARLHPIAEAVRLHRRSRYPVEVSWTPPSGVERYGEVDVTPVSDTADAPPA from the coding sequence GTGCGGGCCACCGCACGGTCTTCCGTCCGCGGGACCTGGCGCCAGGAAGCGATCACCTGGCGCAACCGCATGATCCTCCTGCTCGACCACCTGCCGACGCCGATCGCGCTCTGCGACGCCGACGGCGGCATCCTGCTGGCGAACCCGGCGATGGCCGCCGAGTGGGGCCTGTTGCCGGGGCAGATGCGCGGGCGCAACGCGCTCGACTTCTTCCGGCCCCGCGCGAAGGCCCGGCTCCACCCGATCGCCGAAGCCGTCCGGCTGCACCGCAGGTCCCGCTACCCGGTCGAGGTCAGCTGGACCCCGCCGAGCGGCGTCGAGCGCTACGGCGAGGTCGACGTCACCCCGGTCAGCGACACCGCGGACGCTCCCCCGGCCTGA